In one Methanobacterium sp. genomic region, the following are encoded:
- a CDS encoding YkgJ family cysteine cluster protein: MLRDLLIDKKLFENIREKISNDGDELVKRESLEKTVFKKLRKKRSLKKYKKMGIKKSDLKEIIELADIASLELFGGPSDYQIINEHPEWCSHCGTCCRESSPIFIHKDEINPILMFKPDLKDEIVKNRDYPDHFMFKEDMPCKFHNLEAKRCRIYDVRPQVCRTYPLVLVGNEDKSSYVIDLHHKCDYSIRMVLEKSMILFDEAVRRIKD; encoded by the coding sequence ATGTTAAGAGATCTTTTAATAGATAAGAAATTATTTGAAAATATCCGGGAAAAAATTTCAAATGATGGAGACGAATTAGTAAAGAGAGAATCCCTTGAAAAAACTGTTTTTAAGAAATTGAGGAAGAAGAGATCCCTTAAAAAATATAAAAAAATGGGAATAAAAAAATCTGACCTTAAGGAAATAATAGAACTTGCAGATATTGCCAGTCTGGAGCTTTTTGGCGGTCCTTCAGACTACCAGATTATAAATGAGCATCCTGAATGGTGCAGCCACTGCGGTACATGTTGTAGAGAATCATCACCCATATTTATCCACAAGGATGAAATAAATCCAATTCTCATGTTTAAACCAGATCTTAAAGATGAAATTGTTAAGAACAGGGATTATCCTGACCATTTCATGTTTAAAGAAGATATGCCTTGCAAATTTCATAATTTGGAGGCTAAAAGATGCAGAATATATGATGTTAGACCACAGGTTTGTAGAACTTATCCGCTTGTTCTGGTGGGAAATGAGGATAAATCCAGTTATGTCATTGATCTACACCATAAATGCGACTACTCCATTCGTATGGTTTTAGAAAAATCAATGATTTTATTTGATGAAGCTGTAAGACGTATTAAAGACTGA
- a CDS encoding metallophosphoesterase, with product MLKKIVAILLIFMVLLTVYSLIEPYNIETKEIVLESDQIPDEFDGTRMVFLSDFHQSSWPFFDGKRTEDVVNQVNALNPDIILLGGDYVSNDSSHINSTFSELSKLNAPSGIYGVLGNNDPKEATIKAMLDSGIVYMKNGGLWIKKGNSKIRIGGVGDFLTDSQNSRTAIGDATENDFVILLSHNPDFFPYAATKSKIDLMLSGHTHGGQITFFGIWAPNVHSKYGQEFRTGVKNINNTTLVISNGIGTSILPARFFAPPHIIVLKLKKKY from the coding sequence ATGCTTAAAAAAATAGTTGCAATCCTTCTCATTTTTATGGTTCTCCTCACGGTCTACAGCTTAATTGAACCATATAACATCGAAACTAAGGAAATTGTATTAGAATCAGATCAGATTCCAGATGAATTCGACGGGACAAGAATGGTCTTTTTATCTGACTTCCATCAAAGTTCCTGGCCATTTTTTGACGGTAAAAGAACAGAAGATGTGGTAAATCAGGTGAATGCATTGAATCCGGATATAATTTTACTTGGAGGAGATTATGTAAGTAACGATTCAAGCCATATAAACTCCACATTTTCTGAATTATCTAAATTAAATGCACCTTCAGGAATTTATGGCGTATTAGGGAATAATGATCCTAAAGAAGCAACAATTAAAGCTATGTTAGACTCCGGAATTGTTTATATGAAAAATGGTGGGCTCTGGATAAAAAAGGGGAATTCAAAAATTCGGATTGGAGGAGTTGGAGATTTTTTAACTGATTCTCAAAATTCAAGAACTGCAATTGGAGATGCAACTGAAAATGACTTTGTAATTTTATTATCTCATAATCCTGATTTTTTTCCATATGCGGCCACCAAGTCAAAAATAGACTTGATGCTTTCTGGACATACTCACGGAGGACAGATTACTTTTTTTGGTATTTGGGCTCCCAATGTTCATTCTAAATACGGGCAGGAGTTTAGAACTGGTGTGAAAAATATAAATAACACCACTTTAGTTATCAGTAATGGTATTGGCACTTCCATATTGCCTGCAAGATTTTTTGCACCTCCCCATATTATAGTGTTAAAATTAAAAAAGAAATATTAA